One bacterium genomic window carries:
- a CDS encoding protein-L-isoaspartate(D-aspartate) O-methyltransferase, which translates to MRDYAVARRRMVDEQIRDAGVTDPAVLAAMREVPRHRFVPRLLHHRAYQGCALPIGHGQTISQPFIVGLMTALLELKGDERVLEVGTGSGYQAAILSRLAREVVSVERIEALALRAAKTLEDLGCANVVVRAADGGAGQPEAGPFDAVVVTACPPRLPSLLFHELREGGVLVLPIGDDDEQILYRYRKVGGEPVVERSVACRFVPMLDGVQRLEGE; encoded by the coding sequence ATGAGGGACTACGCCGTCGCCCGCCGCCGCATGGTGGACGAGCAGATCCGCGACGCCGGCGTCACCGACCCGGCCGTCCTCGCCGCGATGCGCGAGGTGCCCCGCCACCGCTTCGTGCCCCGGCTGCTGCATCACCGCGCCTACCAGGGCTGCGCCCTGCCCATCGGCCACGGCCAGACCATCAGCCAGCCCTTCATCGTGGGCCTGATGACCGCGCTGCTCGAGCTCAAGGGCGACGAGCGCGTCCTGGAGGTGGGCACCGGCTCCGGCTACCAGGCGGCCATCCTGTCCCGCCTGGCCCGCGAGGTGGTCAGCGTGGAGCGCATCGAGGCCCTGGCCCTGCGGGCCGCCAAGACCCTCGAGGATCTCGGCTGCGCCAACGTCGTGGTCCGGGCCGCCGACGGCGGCGCCGGCCAGCCCGAAGCCGGCCCCTTCGACGCCGTCGTGGTGACGGCCTGCCCCCCGCGCCTGCCGTCGCTGCTCTTCCACGAGCTGCGCGAGGGCGGCGTGCTGGTCCTGCCGATCGGCGACGACGACGAGCAGATCCTCTACCGGTACCGCAAGGTGGGGGGGGAGCCGGTCGTGGAGCGATCGGTGGCCTGCCGGTTCGTGCCCATGCTGGACGGGGTGCAGCGGCTCGAAGGGGAATGA